One genomic region from Conexibacter woesei DSM 14684 encodes:
- the pdxT gene encoding pyridoxal 5'-phosphate synthase glutaminase subunit PdxT: MLTVGVLALQGDFAAHARMLAELGAQPREVRVPADLAGLDGLVIPGGESTTMTLGIEREGLAEPLRELARGGTPVFGTCAGLIMLDRAHLGIMDVLATRNAFGRQVHSFEEDLTIAGVEGPSVRAVFIRAPWVAELGDSVEVLAAVDGHPVAVQQDHLLAISFHPELSGEPRLHERFLALVESARSARTSR; this comes from the coding sequence TTGCTGACCGTCGGCGTCCTGGCGCTCCAGGGCGACTTCGCGGCCCACGCGCGGATGCTGGCCGAGCTGGGCGCACAGCCGCGCGAGGTCCGCGTCCCCGCGGACCTCGCCGGCCTCGACGGGCTGGTCATCCCCGGCGGCGAGTCGACGACGATGACGCTCGGAATCGAGCGCGAGGGTCTCGCCGAGCCGTTGCGCGAGCTGGCGCGCGGCGGGACGCCGGTCTTCGGCACCTGCGCGGGTCTGATCATGCTCGACCGCGCTCACCTCGGCATCATGGACGTGCTCGCGACCCGCAACGCGTTCGGCCGCCAGGTCCACTCGTTCGAGGAGGACCTGACGATCGCCGGCGTCGAGGGACCATCGGTGCGCGCGGTCTTCATCCGCGCGCCGTGGGTCGCCGAGCTGGGCGACAGCGTCGAGGTGCTCGCCGCGGTCGACGGCCATCCCGTCGCCGTCCAGCAGGACCACCTGCTCGCGATCTCGTTCCACCCGGAGCTGAGCGGCGAGCCACGCCTGCACGAGCGCTTCCTCGCGCTGGTGGAATCGGCGCGCAGCGCGAGAACGAGCCGCTAG
- a CDS encoding aldehyde dehydrogenase family protein, with amino-acid sequence MSATGSPTRLDAPFANEPVVELRRAPLRARLADALAALDAELPLTVPVSVGGETREPAADAFRSTDPGTPDRVVAVAAEASPAEVGAAVTHAVEGGRAWALRPARERAEVLLRAAAGLRAQRARLAALALRECGKPWPEADADVCEAIDFLEYYARGAVALDAGAALLQPPGERNALRYAPRGVVAVIAPWNFPLAIVTGMTAAALATGNAAVVKPAEQSPACAAAVVAALHAAGVPPDALALLPGAGEVGAALVRDPRVATIAFTGSLAVGLEIQRAAAEPAPGQHALKRLVAELGGKNCVIVDADADLDEAVPAIVASAFHYAGQKCSAAARVLVHEAVAETLCQRLAGAVAVLSVGQPQLLETEVGPLIERAAQERIERASARAEAEGRLLVRHAGPLPAAGWFCAPAVATDLPPDSPLLRDELFGPLLTVEAVRDVGHACALVDALPYALTGALFCRDPATVAAVAAISPVGNLYVNRATTGAMVGRQPFGGNRLSGTGAKAGGPDYLRHFAEPRVVTENTVRHGLVA; translated from the coding sequence ATGAGCGCGACGGGCTCCCCCACCCGCCTCGACGCGCCGTTCGCCAACGAGCCGGTCGTCGAGCTGCGCCGCGCCCCGCTGCGCGCGCGGCTCGCCGACGCGCTCGCGGCGCTCGACGCCGAGCTGCCGCTGACGGTCCCCGTGTCGGTCGGCGGTGAGACCCGCGAGCCCGCCGCCGACGCGTTCCGATCGACCGACCCCGGCACGCCCGACCGCGTCGTCGCGGTCGCCGCGGAGGCGAGTCCGGCGGAGGTCGGCGCGGCGGTCACGCACGCGGTCGAGGGCGGTCGCGCGTGGGCGCTGCGACCGGCGCGGGAGCGCGCCGAGGTGCTGCTGCGCGCCGCCGCCGGGCTGCGCGCGCAGCGCGCCCGCCTCGCGGCGCTCGCGCTGCGCGAGTGCGGCAAGCCGTGGCCGGAGGCCGACGCCGACGTCTGCGAGGCGATCGACTTCCTCGAGTACTACGCACGCGGTGCCGTCGCCCTCGACGCGGGCGCCGCGCTGCTGCAGCCGCCCGGGGAGCGCAACGCCCTGCGCTACGCCCCGCGAGGCGTCGTCGCGGTGATCGCGCCGTGGAACTTCCCGCTCGCGATCGTCACCGGCATGACCGCGGCCGCGCTGGCGACCGGCAACGCGGCGGTCGTCAAGCCCGCCGAGCAGTCGCCGGCGTGCGCGGCCGCGGTCGTCGCGGCGCTGCACGCGGCGGGCGTCCCGCCCGACGCGCTCGCGCTGCTGCCGGGAGCCGGCGAGGTCGGCGCCGCGCTCGTGCGCGATCCGCGCGTCGCGACGATCGCGTTCACCGGCTCGCTCGCGGTCGGCCTGGAGATCCAGCGGGCCGCGGCCGAGCCGGCGCCCGGCCAGCACGCGCTCAAGCGGCTCGTCGCCGAGCTGGGCGGGAAGAACTGCGTGATCGTCGATGCCGACGCTGACCTCGACGAGGCGGTTCCGGCGATCGTCGCCTCGGCCTTCCACTACGCCGGGCAGAAGTGCTCGGCGGCGGCGCGGGTGCTCGTCCACGAGGCGGTCGCCGAGACGCTGTGCCAGCGGCTCGCGGGCGCGGTCGCGGTGCTGTCGGTCGGCCAGCCGCAGCTGCTGGAGACCGAGGTCGGCCCGCTGATCGAGCGGGCGGCGCAGGAGCGGATCGAGCGCGCCTCCGCGCGCGCGGAGGCGGAGGGCCGGCTGCTCGTGCGCCACGCCGGGCCGCTGCCCGCCGCCGGCTGGTTCTGCGCGCCGGCCGTCGCGACCGACCTGCCGCCCGACTCGCCGCTGCTGCGCGACGAGCTGTTCGGCCCGCTGCTGACGGTCGAGGCCGTTCGCGACGTGGGGCACGCCTGCGCGCTCGTCGACGCGCTGCCATACGCGCTCACGGGCGCCCTCTTCTGCCGCGATCCGGCGACGGTCGCGGCCGTCGCGGCCATCTCGCCGGTCGGGAACCTCTATGTCAACCGTGCCACGACGGGCGCGATGGTCGGGCGCCAGCCGTTCGGCGGCAACCGTCTCTCGGGCACCGGCGCGAAGGCCGGAGGGCCCGACTACCTGCGGCATTTCGCCGAGCCGCGGGTGGTCACGGAGAACACCGTGCGGCACGGGCTGGTCGCGTGA
- a CDS encoding proline dehydrogenase family protein, protein MDEHALESELRRVGGQLAAAFPSPTRHPLRTLDARALERTTEDVQLRAALLRFVDVVPACRSPDDVARHLTSFLDAVGEPPQPLGIAMRMGATRAGRAALGAAAAHGVRHVAHRFIVGESPAAASPTLRRLWRHGVASSLDLLGEATVTDAEADAYEARCDEALDVVAAEARRWPARPLLEADGSGPIPRANLSVKVSALTPRLRPEAPGPGQRDAARRLRRLLARADLHGAHLHVDMESLDSRDAVLALVLELLDEPAFAHGPSVGVVVQAYLRDAGEQVDRLLAWARRSERRPPLVVRLVKGAYWDHEVVLARQHGWQTPVLEQKAASDRAFEALTLRLLEARPDVRVAVASHNLRSVAHAIACDRLLGGSGEDLELQVLRGLGDDLASALAAGGLRVRSYCPVGDLVAGMAYLVRRLLENTANDSFLSQAAHGEPLDRLLARP, encoded by the coding sequence ATGGACGAACACGCCCTCGAATCCGAGCTGCGACGGGTCGGCGGACAGCTGGCCGCCGCGTTCCCCTCCCCCACGCGCCACCCGCTGCGCACGCTCGACGCGCGTGCGCTGGAGCGCACGACCGAAGACGTCCAGCTGCGCGCGGCGCTGCTGCGTTTCGTCGACGTCGTTCCCGCCTGTCGCTCGCCCGACGACGTCGCACGCCACCTGACGAGCTTCCTCGACGCCGTCGGGGAGCCGCCGCAGCCGCTCGGGATCGCGATGCGGATGGGCGCGACGCGCGCCGGCCGCGCCGCGCTCGGCGCGGCCGCCGCACACGGCGTGCGGCACGTCGCGCACCGCTTCATCGTCGGCGAGTCGCCGGCCGCGGCGAGCCCGACCCTGCGGCGCCTGTGGCGGCACGGAGTCGCCAGCTCGCTCGACCTGCTCGGCGAGGCGACCGTCACCGACGCCGAGGCGGACGCGTACGAGGCGCGCTGCGACGAGGCGCTCGACGTCGTCGCGGCGGAGGCGCGGCGATGGCCCGCACGTCCCCTGCTGGAGGCCGACGGGAGTGGGCCGATCCCGCGCGCGAACCTGTCGGTGAAGGTATCGGCGCTGACGCCACGGCTGCGTCCGGAGGCGCCCGGCCCCGGCCAGCGCGACGCGGCGCGGCGGCTGCGGCGGCTGCTGGCCCGCGCCGACCTGCACGGCGCGCACCTGCACGTCGACATGGAGTCGCTCGACTCGCGCGACGCTGTCCTCGCGCTGGTGCTGGAGCTGCTCGACGAGCCGGCGTTCGCGCACGGGCCGTCGGTCGGCGTCGTCGTCCAGGCGTACCTGCGCGACGCCGGCGAGCAGGTCGACCGGCTGCTCGCCTGGGCGCGTCGCAGCGAGCGGCGCCCGCCGCTCGTCGTGCGACTCGTGAAGGGCGCCTACTGGGACCACGAGGTCGTGCTCGCCCGCCAGCACGGCTGGCAGACGCCGGTGCTGGAGCAGAAGGCGGCCAGCGACCGCGCGTTCGAGGCGCTGACGCTGCGGCTGCTGGAGGCGCGCCCGGACGTGCGCGTCGCTGTCGCCTCGCACAACCTCCGCTCGGTCGCGCACGCGATCGCGTGCGACCGGCTGCTCGGCGGCAGCGGCGAGGACCTGGAGCTGCAGGTGCTGCGCGGCCTCGGTGACGACCTCGCGAGCGCGCTCGCCGCCGGCGGCCTGCGTGTCCGCAGCTACTGCCCGGTCGGCGACCTCGTCGCCGGGATGGCGTACCTCGTACGGCGGCTGCTGGAGAACACCGCGAACGACTCGTTCCTTTCGCAGGCGGCGCACGGCGAGCCGCTCGACCGGCTGCTGGCACGGCCATGA
- a CDS encoding TetR/AcrR family transcriptional regulator, protein MDWTPAQLPSGRHGLPREYVMNSQRSRLLGAAVQIAGDEGYAGMTVSAVIGRAGVSRKTFYEFFQDREDLFLAAFDVVVEQALDGARAAYDEPGDWPERLRRVLAAGLDALAAHPHEARLGFVEVLAAGPRALARRDDALRVFMQFLAPGYEAAAAEQGGDDAEIPPLMPEAIVGAVYEIVYARVLQDRAAELPALLPQLQFCALAPFLGPVRAAELAAAGAAPARAKRRRARA, encoded by the coding sequence ATGGATTGGACGCCGGCCCAACTCCCGAGTGGCCGCCACGGGCTGCCGCGCGAGTACGTGATGAACTCCCAGCGCTCCCGCCTGCTCGGCGCGGCGGTGCAGATCGCCGGTGACGAAGGCTACGCCGGCATGACCGTCAGCGCGGTGATCGGCAGAGCGGGCGTGTCGCGCAAGACGTTCTACGAGTTCTTCCAGGACCGCGAGGACCTCTTCCTCGCCGCGTTCGACGTCGTCGTCGAGCAGGCGCTCGACGGCGCCCGCGCCGCCTACGACGAGCCGGGCGACTGGCCCGAGCGGCTGCGCCGCGTGCTGGCCGCCGGGCTCGACGCGCTCGCTGCGCACCCGCACGAGGCGAGACTCGGCTTCGTCGAGGTGCTCGCCGCCGGCCCGCGGGCGCTCGCGCGGCGCGACGATGCGCTGCGGGTGTTCATGCAGTTCCTCGCCCCCGGCTACGAGGCGGCCGCCGCAGAGCAGGGCGGCGACGACGCCGAGATCCCGCCGCTGATGCCGGAGGCGATCGTCGGCGCGGTCTACGAGATCGTCTACGCCCGCGTCCTCCAAGACCGCGCAGCCGAGCTGCCGGCGCTGCTCCCGCAGCTGCAGTTCTGCGCGCTCGCACCGTTCCTCGGCCCGGTCCGCGCCGCCGAGCTAGCGGCCGCAGGCGCCGCGCCGGCCCGCGCGAAGCGGCGCCGCGCGCGTGCGTAG
- a CDS encoding TetR/AcrR family transcriptional regulator: MPVTQRERLLDGMARTVAAQGYAATSVADVLREARVSRRTFYERFADKEDCFLAAYDAIVALCLERVSSAYDAADSWHEGFERGLDALLELLAAEPAFACLGVVEVLAAGPRGLARRDETMRRFVAFVDVTRAQVPGPLSAPPELVAQAIVGGIYELLYSHIVRGETDRLPDLTGEMLHYTFMLLGSPQRPA, translated from the coding sequence ATGCCCGTCACGCAACGGGAGCGACTGCTCGACGGCATGGCCCGCACGGTCGCGGCACAAGGCTACGCCGCGACCTCCGTCGCCGACGTGCTGCGCGAGGCGCGCGTCTCGCGCCGGACCTTCTACGAGAGATTCGCCGACAAGGAAGACTGCTTCCTCGCCGCCTACGACGCGATCGTCGCACTCTGCCTGGAGCGCGTCAGCAGCGCATACGACGCAGCGGACTCATGGCACGAGGGATTCGAGCGGGGACTCGACGCGCTGCTGGAGCTGCTCGCCGCCGAGCCCGCGTTCGCCTGCCTCGGGGTCGTCGAGGTGCTCGCCGCCGGCCCCCGCGGACTGGCGCGGCGCGACGAGACGATGCGGCGGTTCGTGGCATTCGTCGACGTGACACGGGCGCAGGTTCCGGGCCCGCTCTCCGCACCGCCGGAGCTGGTCGCGCAGGCGATCGTCGGCGGCATCTACGAACTGCTCTACTCGCACATCGTGCGCGGCGAGACCGACCGTCTGCCCGATCTCACCGGCGAGATGCTGCATTACACCTTCATGCTGCTCGGCAGCCCGCAGCGACCGGCCTGA
- a CDS encoding winged helix-turn-helix transcriptional regulator, with the protein MIGDRWMLLIVRELAFGPKRLSELQRAFPGVSTGALEQRLNRMAVEGLITRERYAEVPPRVEFDLTDSGRDLVAILGPVVRWALRWAWSPPNADEWVDVTALFRLAGCVVDPPEHLDAELELIVEDESEVALDLYTLALCDGDAAVTHRPAAHADAVIKATPRAWAQAFGPDQSRTGLRISGDAELAGLFLSSFRTPTGELQ; encoded by the coding sequence GTGATCGGTGACCGCTGGATGTTGTTGATCGTGCGTGAGCTGGCGTTCGGGCCCAAGCGCCTGTCGGAGCTGCAGCGCGCCTTCCCGGGCGTCTCCACCGGTGCGCTGGAGCAGCGGCTGAACAGGATGGCGGTCGAGGGGCTGATCACACGCGAGCGCTACGCCGAGGTGCCGCCGCGGGTCGAGTTCGACCTGACCGACTCCGGTCGCGACCTCGTCGCGATCCTCGGCCCGGTCGTGCGCTGGGCGCTGCGCTGGGCATGGTCGCCGCCGAACGCCGACGAATGGGTCGACGTGACGGCGCTGTTCCGCCTCGCCGGCTGCGTCGTCGACCCGCCCGAGCACCTCGACGCCGAGCTGGAGCTGATCGTCGAGGACGAATCGGAGGTCGCGCTCGACCTCTACACGCTCGCGCTCTGCGACGGCGACGCGGCGGTCACGCACAGACCGGCCGCGCACGCGGACGCCGTCATCAAGGCGACGCCGCGCGCGTGGGCGCAGGCGTTCGGGCCCGACCAGTCGCGCACGGGCCTTCGGATCAGCGGCGACGCGGAGCTGGCAGGCCTGTTCCTGTCGAGCTTCCGCACGCCGACTGGAGAGCTGCAGTAA
- a CDS encoding RpiB/LacA/LacB family sugar-phosphate isomerase: MRIAVAADESTGVADAVLDALRERGHEPVPHGALAPPELGERDDWAWASELAARDVAEGRADQAVVCCWTGTGASIAANKVRGIRAALCGDAATAAGARRWNDANVLALSLRTTSRAQLDEILDAWFGSEPSADAGDVANVAHLGAIERGA, encoded by the coding sequence ATGCGCATCGCCGTCGCCGCCGACGAGTCGACCGGGGTCGCCGATGCCGTGCTCGACGCCTTGCGCGAGCGCGGCCACGAGCCCGTGCCACATGGCGCGCTCGCGCCGCCGGAGCTGGGTGAGCGCGACGACTGGGCGTGGGCGAGCGAGCTGGCCGCACGCGACGTCGCGGAGGGACGCGCCGACCAGGCCGTCGTCTGCTGCTGGACCGGCACCGGCGCGTCGATCGCGGCGAACAAGGTGCGAGGGATCCGCGCCGCGCTCTGCGGCGACGCCGCCACCGCCGCCGGGGCGCGCCGCTGGAACGACGCCAACGTGCTCGCGTTGAGCCTCCGCACGACGTCGCGGGCGCAGCTCGACGAGATCCTCGACGCATGGTTCGGCAGCGAGCCGAGCGCCGACGCCGGCGACGTCGCCAACGTCGCGCACCTCGGCGCGATCGAGCGCGGCGCATGA
- a CDS encoding ATP-binding protein, producing MAVQPAKRAFVKPCPYDLCDGSGMVVDWDANETYRCRCWPEQVQRRRARRLSNVVPKKFQNLGFDREPLPSIERSAPVQVRAVRQFCERIDEMLDRGRGMWFLGSPGTGKSHLAYLISQHAMTAGRSVAIYTGPRLLDEIRRTYGDDESGSTLDLIDRLTSVELLHIEDLAVARPTDWVLEQLYNIINGRYENEKSIVFTCDLTGDEDEPGMIHPEHLAKHITMRNFSRLMEMCGDPLPLYGEDHRRNF from the coding sequence GTGGCCGTCCAACCCGCCAAGAGAGCGTTCGTGAAGCCGTGCCCCTACGACCTCTGCGACGGCAGCGGGATGGTCGTCGACTGGGACGCGAACGAGACCTACCGCTGCCGCTGCTGGCCCGAGCAGGTCCAGCGCCGCCGCGCCAGACGGCTCTCGAACGTCGTCCCGAAGAAGTTCCAGAACCTCGGCTTCGATCGCGAGCCGCTGCCGTCGATCGAGCGCAGCGCGCCGGTCCAGGTCCGCGCGGTGCGGCAGTTCTGCGAGCGGATCGACGAGATGCTCGACAGAGGGCGGGGGATGTGGTTCCTCGGCAGCCCCGGGACGGGCAAGAGCCACCTCGCGTACCTGATCTCGCAGCACGCGATGACGGCCGGGCGCTCGGTCGCGATCTACACCGGGCCGCGGCTGCTCGACGAGATCCGCCGCACCTACGGCGACGACGAGTCCGGCAGCACGCTCGACCTGATCGACCGGCTCACCTCCGTCGAGCTGCTGCACATCGAGGACCTGGCGGTCGCGCGGCCGACCGACTGGGTGCTCGAGCAGCTCTACAACATCATCAACGGGCGCTACGAGAACGAGAAGTCGATCGTCTTCACGTGCGACCTCACCGGCGACGAGGACGAGCCCGGGATGATCCATCCCGAGCACCTCGCCAAGCACATCACGATGCGGAACTTCTCGCGCCTGATGGAGATGTGCGGCGATCCGCTCCCGCTGTACGGCGAGGACCACCGCCGCAACTTCTGA
- a CDS encoding LOG family protein: MSEQPTPRQLRPRTPDEELLEAPLEVATDPMRIRRMRRELEMGFAALADVDDGVAVFGSARTPDDDPQYRLAVETGRQLGQAGYSVITGGGGGIMAAANRGAQEAGALSIGLAIELPFEEATNPYLDLPLHFHYFFTRKVMFVRYASGFVVFPGGFGTLDELFEALTLIQTRKIRSFPLVLVGSAFWTPLLDWLRDSLLAGGKISPGDLDLIAVVDDAESAVAAVAAATAPQRRASTETTPPSSVADQPARPDRSRTRSA; the protein is encoded by the coding sequence ATGTCCGAGCAACCGACCCCGCGCCAGCTGCGACCGCGCACGCCCGACGAGGAGCTGCTCGAAGCCCCGCTGGAGGTCGCGACCGACCCGATGCGGATCCGCCGCATGCGGCGCGAGCTGGAGATGGGGTTCGCCGCGCTCGCGGACGTGGACGACGGCGTCGCCGTCTTCGGCTCGGCGCGCACGCCTGACGACGATCCGCAGTACCGGCTCGCCGTCGAGACGGGCCGCCAGCTCGGGCAGGCCGGGTACTCGGTCATCACCGGCGGCGGCGGCGGGATCATGGCGGCGGCCAACCGCGGCGCGCAGGAGGCCGGCGCGCTCTCGATCGGGCTCGCGATCGAGCTGCCGTTCGAGGAGGCGACGAATCCCTACCTCGACCTGCCGCTGCACTTCCACTACTTCTTCACGCGCAAGGTCATGTTCGTCCGCTACGCGAGCGGGTTCGTCGTCTTCCCGGGCGGCTTCGGAACGCTCGACGAGCTGTTCGAGGCGCTGACGCTGATCCAGACGCGCAAGATCCGCAGCTTCCCGCTCGTGCTCGTCGGCAGCGCGTTCTGGACGCCGCTGCTCGACTGGCTGCGCGACTCGCTGCTCGCGGGCGGCAAGATCTCGCCCGGCGACCTCGACCTGATCGCCGTCGTCGACGACGCGGAGTCGGCCGTCGCCGCGGTCGCGGCGGCGACCGCGCCTCAGCGGCGCGCTTCGACCGAGACGACGCCGCCAAGCAGCGTCGCGGACCAGCCGGCGAGGCCGGACCGCTCGCGCACGCGATCGGCGTAG